Within Desulfurobacterium thermolithotrophum DSM 11699, the genomic segment AGAGTAGAAGGAGATATAAATACTCAAAAGCTCTCTATAGAACCTGGAGCAAGTATTAACGGAGTCGTGAAATCTGGGAACTTTTACGAAAAAAGCGAGCTTAATTCTTCCACTGAAATAACAGAATAACTTAAAAATCCTTTTGCAATAAAAGGCTCTTTTTCAAGATAGTTGATAAATTTTTCTACATCTATTTTTTCTTCTACAAAAATAGCTCTACCTCCTTTTGGTAATCCTTGAGGCTTAATGTTTTTTATACGAAAATAACCTTTTCCTTTTAAAGATAGATAACCTATTGTGTAATCAGGATCATCAGAAACACATAGTTCTCCTAATACATTATTGAAATGCAAAATTTTTGTTGATAAAACAAGAGCTTCCTTAAAGTTTTCTGTATACCTATCTTCTAATTTTTCCTTAAGAATACTAACCGTTTCTTTATCAACATCTAAGTAGGAAGCTCTAACTCCTCTATACTGGTTTGGTTCCAATCTTTTCCCAGATGGAACTGCAACAATCATTGCTCCTCTCATTATTTGTCCATTTGGAGCTGGACCAGTAAGAAGTTTTTTGTAAACTTCAATTCCAAGCTCTAGAGGTACCTTAGATAAGGAAAAAAGTTTTTTAAGGAGTTCTTTCACACTTTTGTAATCTGTAACTTCAAAAACAGGAAGAAGAGGAGAATAAACAGGATTTTTCTTCAATTCCTCTATCTTTAAATTGACAAAATCAGCTTTTCCCCTTGAGTGGTTAAGAGCTCTTTCTATAAGCTGAATTGCTACAGTTTTTAACTCTTCTTCTAAAACTATCCTTTCAGCTCCTGAAATATGTAATCCTTCTTTAGAGCTTCTCATCTTTACGCTGTAAAGTTTCTTCATTTTTAACTTCTACTTTTAAAGGATTTCTAAACCACACATCATTTTGAGGGAAAGGTATTTCTATATTGTTTTCCTTAAATAATTTATCAATTTTTTGATGTAGAATTGATTTTACTTCAAAAGCAATATCCTTTTTTTCAACATAATAGATGAGCTTAAATACTAAAGCACTATCTCCAAACTGAGTAAAGTAAACAGAAGGAGGAGGATTTTCTACTATTCCTTCTATTTCCTCTGTAGCTCTAAGTAGGAGTTTTTTTACTAACTCAACATCTGAGCCGTAAGCTACTCCGATTTCAACAAAGTCTTTAACACGGGGATCTGGATATAAAGAATTTTCTATTATTCCCTCAGTTAACTTTGAGTTTGGAATAGTTATGAGATTGTTCCCCGTTATTGTCAAAATTTTAGTAGTCCTGAGACCAATATCATAAACATATCCTTCAATGTCTATATCCTTAATGTAAACTCTATCTCCTATTCTAAATTGTCTGTCAGTAACTAGAAGAACTCCCGATATGAAGTTCTTAATCGTATCCTGAGCAGCTAAACCTACAGCAAGAGAACCAACACCAAGGGATGTCACAAGGGAAGTAACATTAAATCCAAACTTATCAAGAATAGCTATTAAACCAATAATAAAAACAAAAATTTTTACAAGTTTTGAAATCATAGAGTAGTAAGTTTCTACTAAGGGAGCTTCAGAAGGTAGTACTTTTCTTTTCATACTACTTGAAAATTTTTCAAGAACTATATCAAGGATCTTTACCGATATAAACGAGATTATCCCAACATAAAGAATGAAGAAGATTTTATTAATAACGAGTAAAAACTTCGAAGGTACTGGTAACTGAACAATTGATAAATTCAAAAAAAGAAGAGCTAAAAAGTAAGAAATCCAGACAGAAAGTTTTATAAAAAGTTTTTCTCCCTTAGTTAACTTTTCATCTTTTAGGAAAAACTTCATTAAAAGTTTTGTTATAACAGAAGGGAAGTTCAAAGAGACTATAGAAAATAGGAAAAAGATAAGTGCAAGGAGATATTCCAACTTTACCCAAGCTGGTAAATAATCTATCAAAGAAGATAGAAATTCCATTTAATTCTTTCCCTTCTATAAGGTTTCCTAAAATCAAGAGAAGTCTTTACTGTTAAGTATAAAAGTTACAGGTCCATCATTTACAATATGAACCTTCATATCTGCTCCAAAAATCCCTGTTTGAACTTCAACTCCAAACTCTTTACACTTTTCTACAAACTTTTTGAACATTTCCTCAGCCTTTTCTGGATCCTCGGAAGACTGAAAACTTGGTCTTCTTCCCTTTCGACAATCTGCTGCTAAGGTGAAATTAGGAACTATTAACAAAGCTCCATTTACGTCTTTTAGGGAAAGATTCATTTTACCAGTTGCATCCTCAAAGATTCTTAAGTTGATAATTTTATCAGCCATTTTATCTATATAAGAGTTTATATCCCCTTTCTCAAAACCTACAAGTACAACTATACCCTGTCCGATTTCTCCAACCACTTCACCAGCAACAATGACTTTTCCACTTAAAACTCTTTGAAGAACAACTTTCATTTTTTACCCCTGAATCCATAGGTGTTTTACTCCATCAACCACAAATTGAGAACCGAGAGCTCCTACAAGAAGACCTAAAATTCTAACAACAACATTTATTCCCGTAGTTCCAAGCTTCTTTGCAAAAAATCCCGTATTTTTCAAAACAAGATATATTATAAATGCAGTCAAGATACCAGCCAGAATAAGCATAATTTCGTTCCAAACTCCTAAAGCCTCCTCTTTAAAAATCAGAACCGTAGTAAATGTTCCAGGTCCAAAAAGTATAGGAATTCCTATTGGAATTATGGATATATCATCCTTTTCCATTGCAGCTTCTCCTTCTTTGGCAGTATGCTTTGCTTTTGGAGGATTTGCTTGAAGCATTTGAAAAGCCATTTGAAGAAGTATAAGTCCTCCGAATATCTTTACGCTAAATATGTTTACACCCATAGTTTTAAGAAGACGCTCACCTGCAAAGATGGTAACTAAAAAAGCAATTAAAACAGTAAGAGAACTCCTAAAAGCTACTTTTTCTAATAATTTTTGGTCTTTTATCAATCCTCCAACAACTATGGCTGCAAATATAGGATCTACAATTACTAAAAGAGAAATTAAGTACTTTAAGAGCTCCATATCATATTCCATAGGTAGTTAAGCAGTGTAAAAAGAAAAATACTTAAACTAATGTAGCCATTCAAGTTAAAGAAAGCATAATTAATCTTTGTTTTATCTTTAGAGATAATCCTATGTTCTCTAAGCATAAAAAGTGCAGAAATAGCTAATCCAAGATAGTACCAAAAACCCAAGTTCTCGATAATGCCAACCCAGATTAATCCAAAGAGAGTTAAAATATGAAATACCTTTGAAAGGAACAGAGCTCTCTTTTCACCCAAAACTGCAGGAATAGAATAAAGTCCTTCTTTTCTGTCAAATTCAACATCTTGAAGAGCATAAATTATGTCAAAACCTGCAACCCAGAGGCCAACTGAAATAGAAAGAAGAAAAGCAGAAAGAGATACAGAACCTTTGATAGCTACCCAGGCTCCAAAAGGAGCAAGAGCAATTGCCACTCCCAAAACGATGTGACAAAGCCATGTAAAACGCTTAGTGAAAGAGTAAAGAGTAAGGACAGCAACTGCGATCGGAGAAAGTTTAAGAGCGAGAGAATTTAGCTTATAAGCTCCATAGATCATAAGAGCAAAACCCACAATAGCTAATACTAAGACCTCTGTTTTTTTAACAACACCTCTTGGAATATGTCTGTTTGCTGTTCTAGGATTTTTTGCGTCAATTTCAGCATCTATAAGACGATTGAGACTCATTGCTGCAGTTCTTGCCCCAAAAAGTGCAACAATTATCCAAAAAGTTTGATAAAGAGAAGGAAATCCATTAGCAGCAATAAGGGCAGAAGTAAGAGCAAAAGGTAGAGCAAACACTGTGTGCTCTACTTTTATCATTTCCATGTAATTTTTGATTCTATTAAGCATTACCATTTTCACCCTCTAAAAGTCTTGAACATTCTCCAATGTGACTAAACGTATAGTCGGGTCTTAGGTCTTTTTCTATTTTGTTTAGTATAGAGGAGTCTTCGTATTTTCCACTCAAAACAAAGACAGTTTGGAAATTTACATTTTTCTTTCCTTCTGCAAGATCGGTAAAAGGATCATCGCTTACCATATAAATTTTCTTAGGATCACTTAAGCCAAGAAGCTCAAATGCTCTTTCAAAGTACTCTTTTGAAGGCTTTCCAAAAGAAGTAAAAGATTTATTTCCTGCATATGAAAGCGCAGTAGCAACAGCTCCGACACTTGGGCCTACAAGGCCATCTACATCACGAATTACTCGATTTTTATGAAAAGAAAAAAGTTTTGCATCATTTAAAACCAGAGCAGAAGTAGCTATTTTCAATTTTTGATAGGTAATTTCTTTATCTCTTCCTACAACCACAGCATCAACATTATGGTCGTCTCTTACTTCAAATCCTTCTTCCTCAAAGAATTCTTTTATTTTATCAGTACCTAAAAAGTAAATAGATTTGACATTATTTTTCCTTAAATAATCACAAGCAAGGAGGCTAGGAGATAGGAGCTTATTCTCATCTACATTAAATCCTTTTGATCGTAAAATTTTTACAAGCTCGTAAGGTTTTTCTGTAGAGTTATTTGTAGCAACTATCCATGGAGTTTTTTTTTCATCAAGGAGTTTTGTAAACTCAAGAGCTTCTGGTATTGGTGTATAACTTTTATCTTTAACAAGAGTTCCTTCTAAATCAAGAAGAAATCCAATACTTGCCATTTTTAGACCTCCTATCTACTTATTATGGCAGCACCAATTGTATCTCCGAAAACGTTGACAGCTGTTCTACACCTATCTAAAAACCAGTCAATTGCAAGTATCAGCCCTATTCCTTCCTGAGGAATTCCTACAGACTGAAGGACAAGTACCATAGTAACAAGTCCAGCTTCAGGAATTCCGGCTGCTCCTATAGCAGCAAGGGTAGCTGTAAAGAATATAGTTAAGTAATGAGTCATAGACAAATCTATTCCATAAGCTTCAGCTAAAAAAACTGTAGCAACAGCTTCATAAAGAGCAGTACCATCCATGTTCACTGTAGCTCCAAGAGGAAGCGTAAATTCTGCAACTGACCTTTTAACTCCAGCAGAAGTTACGCTTTTTAAAGTAACTGGAAGAGTTGCTGAAGAAGAAGCAGTTGCAAATGCAGTTACGAGTGCTTCTTTTACCTTTCCTAAGTAAGAGTATGGATTTTTTCTAATAAAGAGGTAGTAAATAAGTGGAAGCAGCAAAAATGCATGAATAGAAAGAGCTATAAGAACTGTCATAACGTATTTTCCAAGAGAATAGAGAACGGGAATTATGGCTTTTGCTCCTCCCATAGAAGCGATTTTTGAAGCAATAAGAGAAAATATCCCAAGAGGAGCAAACTTTATTATCCACTCAGTAAACTTTAAAAGAGCAATATCCAATTCAGAAATTAACTTGTAAAGCTGCAGTTCTCTTTTTTCCTCAATAGATAAAACGGCCAAGGAAAATAGGATAGTCGCAATAATAACTGGAAGAATATTAAACTGTACAAGTGCTTCAAAAATATTTGATGGGAGTAAATTCACTATAAGATCACGAACACTAAAATGTATTTCCCTTTGAAAAACATTTTCAGAGTGTAAAGGAAAACCTTCTCCTGGTTTTATCAAAATAACCGTGAGAATTCCTATTCCAACAGCTATTGATGTTGTTACTGTATAGTAAAAAAAAGTTTTTATTCCTACATTCTTGAAACTTTCAAGACTTTTCATATTTAGGATTGAATTTGCGATAGAAACTATTATAAGAGGCAGAACAACCATTTTAAGAGCATTCAGAAAAAGTTCACCGATAAAAGAAACATTTAATGCAAAATGGGGAAAATAACCACCTATAATAAAGCCAAGAAAAACCCCTGTTAGTAAGAAAAGGAGGAACTTTTTATTATGCACTGTAACCTCTAATATAGGCGTTCCCCTACAGAAAGGAGCAGCCAAAAAGTTGTTAGAGCTCTATTTCTTTATGTCTTGAAGCATGGCATTGAATATTTACAGCTACCGGCAAAGAAGCAATGTGGCAAGGATACCACTCAATTTTAACGTCAAGAGCTGTAACTTTTCCTCCAAAACCAGAAGGACCTATTCCAAGTTTGTTTATTTCTTCAAGAAGCTCTTCTTCTAGTTTTGCATATCTTGGATCAGGATTTCTATGTCCAATAGGTCTTAAAAGAGCTTTTTTTGCAAGAAAAGCAACCTTTTCAAAAGTTCCACCTATTCCAACTCCAACAGTGATTGGAGGACAGGGATTAGGCCCTGCTTTACTTACAGTTTCAATTACAAACTTTTTAATTCCTTCAATTCCATCAGCCGGTTTCAACATAGCGAGACGGCTCATGTTCTCACTTCCGCCACCTTTTGCAGCCATTGCTATTTTTAGCTTGTCACCTGGAACAATTTTATAGTGAATAACAGCAGGAGTATTGTTTCCAGTATTTTTCCTGTCAAAAAGAGGATCCGAAACGATAGATTTTCTTAGATAACCTTCAGTATAACCTTCAGCAACACCTTTGTTTATAGCTTCTTCTAAATCCCCACCAACAAATTTTATTTCCTGACCGATTTCCATGAATATAACTGCAAAACCAGTATCCTGACAGTAGGGAATTTCTACACTTGCTGCTATCTTTGCGTTTTCTTTTAGTATGTCAAAAACGTTTTTCCCTACAGGAGAAATTTCTTTTTTCTTTCCTTCTTCGAAAGCCTTTAAAACATCTTCAGGAAGAAAGTAATTTGCTTCCATACAGAGTTTCTTCACAGCCTCTTTAACTTTATCTACATGAATCTCTCTCATCTTTTTCTCCTTAGAGATGAAGTTTTTCTACTAATCTCTTAACAGACTCAACTGATTTTTTCCACTGCTGCCATTCTTCTTCTGAAAGATCCAACTTAATTATCTCTTCAACTCCATTTCTACCAAGGACTATAGGAACTCCCACGCAAAGACCTGAAGCTCCATAATATTCGCCAATTTCACCATCAAGATAAACACTACATGGAATTATTTTTCTTTTGTTCCAGAGAATTGAAATTACCATTTCAAGAATAGCTGCTGCTGGAGCATAGAAAGCACTTCCCGTTTTTAGTAGTTGAACGATTTCTCCACCACCAAATCTTGTTCTTTCAATAATCTTGTTAAGTTCTTCTTCTGATAAAAACTTTGTAACTGGAACACCACTTATAGTTGTGTAATTCTTAAGAGGAACCATATCATCACCATGTCCACCAATAACAAAAGCCCTTATATTTTCAACAGATATTTTTGTTTTTTCAGATATGAAGTAAGCAAACCTTGCAGCGTCAAGTGCTCCTGCCATTCCTAAGACTTTTTCCTTTGGAAATCCCGTAACCTTCAAAGCTGTATAGGTCATTACGTCAAGAGGATTTGTAACTACTATAACAAAGGCATTAGGAGAGTATTTTTTTATCTGTTCAGAAACACTTTTTACAACTTCAAAGTTTTTAAAAAGCAGATCATCCCTACTCATTCCAGGTTTTCTTGGAAACCCTGCTGTAATAACTACAACGTCAGAGTTTGCTGTATCCTCATAGTTTCCTGTTCCAACAACATGAGCATTAAAACCAAGAATTGGAGATGCTTCCATAATATCAAGAGCTTTCCCTTTCGCAATTCCTTCATTTATATCAATTAATGTAATATCTGCAGTTTCTCTTCTTGCAAGAAGGAGTGCAAGGGTTGAACCAATATTTCCAGCTCCAACAATTGTTATCTTTTTTCTATCCAATTTTCCCTCCTTTAATTTGAAACTTAGGATTTTGCAAAAAGATTTTAACATTAATTCTATTTTGTTGTTGATTAAAATGGAAGAATGTGGGAAGAATGTAAAAGGAAATAAGTAAGAAAAGAACTTAAAGGGGGAAGTGATTTCCCCCTTTTTTTAACTTTTTTTAGCTTGAGGCTTTTTTCTTGCTTTAAGCCATCTTTTCTTTGATTCTTCTGCCTCTTTTTCTATCTCATCCCAATTAGGAATTTCTTCCTCTGTTGCAGGTGGTGCCATTTCTTCAACTTGTATAAGACATCCAGCTTTGGGACATGCTCTTACACACTCTCCACAGTATATACATAAGTAAGGGTTATAGTGGAATTCTCTTGAACCATCTTCATTGTAAGTAAACCTTATAGCTCCTGGAGGACAGACTAACTCACACTTAGTACAGAAAATACAAAGTTCTTTTTTATAAACTATATTTCCCCGATAGTTTGGCGGAGGTGGTGAAGGTTCAAAAGGATACTGATGAGTTGCAGGTTTTTTAAAGAGATTTTTTAAAGACTCTATAAACATATCCTTCATAACTTCCTCCTAAATCACCTATCTTGCAGTACACGATAGACACGGGTCAAAACTAATTACTGTTGCTGGAACGTCTGCATAATCCATTCCAATAAAGAGCTCTTTCATCACAGGAATGTTTGAAAACGTAGGAACTTTTATTCTAAGTCTATCAAGAATTAATTTCTTACTTCCTTTTAGATAATAAAAGAGTTCTCCTCTTGGTGCTTCTATTCTAACAAAAGCTTCACCCTCAGGAAGGCCTTTAACCGGAACTTTTATGTCTCCCTCTGGCATTCCATCTAATAAATTAAAAATCATTTCTAAAGAGTTTAGAGTTTCTTCTGCCCTTACCATATTTCTTGCGTATATATCTCCATCTTTCATTGTAATTAGCTTATAGCCTACTTCTTTAAAAGGTAGATAGTTAAATTCATTTCTTGCATCTGTTGCAAGTCCTGAAGCTCTAGCAGGAGGACCAACAACATTTAATTCTCTTGCCATTTCAGGAGTAATAACTCCTATCCCTTTCCATCTAAGTTTTATAGTGTAGTCGTTTTCAAAAACATCCTTTAGCCATAAACATCTTTCCTGTAGATCTTTCAATTTTTCCCGTAATTCTCTTTCTACTTCAAGCGAAAGATCTCTATTTACTCCTCCTACTGTAGCATAGTCAAATTGAATTCTGTTTCCAGTAACAAGCTCTTGGAGCTCCATTACAAGTTCTCTATCTCTGAAGGTATGCATAAAAAGATTTTCATATCCTGCAACTTCTGCTAGGTGTCCCATAGCAAGCAAATGTGAGTGAACACGATCAAGCTCGCTCACTAAAAGTCTTAAATATAAAGCCTTCTTAGGTACCTCTATCTCCATTAATCTTTCAACAGCTGTTACATATCCTAAGGTATGAGAAATAGCACAGAGTCCGCAAACTCTTGCAACAACGTAACCTACCTGTGTATATTTAAACTTTGTCATACAAGCTTTTTCAATTCCTCTATGGACATATCCAACGTCAACCTCAACATCAACTATTTTTTCATTTTCTGTTTGAAAGACAAATCTTATTGGTTCTGGAAGTGCTACGTGCTGACTACCAAATGGAATGGTAATTCTATTTCCCATCTTAGCCTCTCCTTAAAGGTGCTTTTGGACTATCAGGATCAAGAAAAAGTCCCTTTTTAGCTCCTTCTACATTAAGACCTAAAAGATCTGCAAGTTCCCATTCAGCTATCCACGCAGAAGGAATTATGTAAGTAATAGTAGGAATTTCATCTTCATAACTTGCTTCAGAAGTAAAAACTGTAAAAACTTCCTCTTCACCATATTTAGCAAAAAACCATTTAAGTTCAACTTTTCCACCTAAATCAGTTCCATTTACAGTAACAAAGTGCCATTCATCAGGATTGTAAAAATCTTTAATGGCTCTTCTTACATCTCTTAAAGAAACCTTAATCTCTTCTACTTTCATAGCACCTCCTGGTACCTTCAGCGACAATCTTTCTTCTGTTAAGCTGTTTTCCTAATAGATATTCAAGCTCCTCAGTACCTGTACACTTTCTTGTAAGCTGAAGGTCTTTCTTCTTCTTTTCTAATATCTCGAGAGCTCTAACTACTCCATCAATAATATTTTCAGGTCTTGCTGCACATCCTGGAACGTAAACATCAACAGGAATAAACTTATCAACGCCATTTTCCACATTATACATTCCTCTAAAAACGCCTCCTGTACAAGCACAAACACCAACAGCCACAACAACTTTTGGTTCAGGCATTTCCATATAAAGTCTTATTAATCTTTCTCTTGCTCTCTTAGTTACTGGTCCAGTAACCAAGAGAATATCCGATTGTTTAGGATTTCCTCT encodes:
- a CDS encoding mechanosensitive ion channel family protein, with amino-acid sequence MEFLSSLIDYLPAWVKLEYLLALIFFLFSIVSLNFPSVITKLLMKFFLKDEKLTKGEKLFIKLSVWISYFLALLFLNLSIVQLPVPSKFLLVINKIFFILYVGIISFISVKILDIVLEKFSSSMKRKVLPSEAPLVETYYSMISKLVKIFVFIIGLIAILDKFGFNVTSLVTSLGVGSLAVGLAAQDTIKNFISGVLLVTDRQFRIGDRVYIKDIDIEGYVYDIGLRTTKILTITGNNLITIPNSKLTEGIIENSLYPDPRVKDFVEIGVAYGSDVELVKKLLLRATEEIEGIVENPPPSVYFTQFGDSALVFKLIYYVEKKDIAFEVKSILHQKIDKLFKENNIEIPFPQNDVWFRNPLKVEVKNEETLQRKDEKL
- a CDS encoding NADH-quinone oxidoreductase subunit C; its protein translation is MKVEEIKVSLRDVRRAIKDFYNPDEWHFVTVNGTDLGGKVELKWFFAKYGEEEVFTVFTSEASYEDEIPTITYIIPSAWIAEWELADLLGLNVEGAKKGLFLDPDSPKAPLRRG
- a CDS encoding 4Fe-4S binding protein, with protein sequence MKDMFIESLKNLFKKPATHQYPFEPSPPPPNYRGNIVYKKELCIFCTKCELVCPPGAIRFTYNEDGSREFHYNPYLCIYCGECVRACPKAGCLIQVEEMAPPATEEEIPNWDEIEKEAEESKKRWLKARKKPQAKKS
- a CDS encoding nickel-dependent hydrogenase large subunit, whose protein sequence is MGNRITIPFGSQHVALPEPIRFVFQTENEKIVDVEVDVGYVHRGIEKACMTKFKYTQVGYVVARVCGLCAISHTLGYVTAVERLMEIEVPKKALYLRLLVSELDRVHSHLLAMGHLAEVAGYENLFMHTFRDRELVMELQELVTGNRIQFDYATVGGVNRDLSLEVERELREKLKDLQERCLWLKDVFENDYTIKLRWKGIGVITPEMARELNVVGPPARASGLATDARNEFNYLPFKEVGYKLITMKDGDIYARNMVRAEETLNSLEMIFNLLDGMPEGDIKVPVKGLPEGEAFVRIEAPRGELFYYLKGSKKLILDRLRIKVPTFSNIPVMKELFIGMDYADVPATVISFDPCLSCTAR
- a CDS encoding dicarboxylate/amino acid:cation symporter, whose amino-acid sequence is MHNKKFLLFLLTGVFLGFIIGGYFPHFALNVSFIGELFLNALKMVVLPLIIVSIANSILNMKSLESFKNVGIKTFFYYTVTTSIAVGIGILTVILIKPGEGFPLHSENVFQREIHFSVRDLIVNLLPSNIFEALVQFNILPVIIATILFSLAVLSIEEKRELQLYKLISELDIALLKFTEWIIKFAPLGIFSLIASKIASMGGAKAIIPVLYSLGKYVMTVLIALSIHAFLLLPLIYYLFIRKNPYSYLGKVKEALVTAFATASSSATLPVTLKSVTSAGVKRSVAEFTLPLGATVNMDGTALYEAVATVFLAEAYGIDLSMTHYLTIFFTATLAAIGAAGIPEAGLVTMVLVLQSVGIPQEGIGLILAIDWFLDRCRTAVNVFGDTIGAAIISR
- a CDS encoding HAD-IIA family hydrolase, which gives rise to MASIGFLLDLEGTLVKDKSYTPIPEALEFTKLLDEKKTPWIVATNNSTEKPYELVKILRSKGFNVDENKLLSPSLLACDYLRKNNVKSIYFLGTDKIKEFFEEEGFEVRDDHNVDAVVVGRDKEITYQKLKIATSALVLNDAKLFSFHKNRVIRDVDGLVGPSVGAVATALSYAGNKSFTSFGKPSKEYFERAFELLGLSDPKKIYMVSDDPFTDLAEGKKNVNFQTVFVLSGKYEDSSILNKIEKDLRPDYTFSHIGECSRLLEGENGNA
- a CDS encoding 6-carboxyhexanoate--CoA ligase, producing the protein MKKLYSVKMRSSKEGLHISGAERIVLEEELKTVAIQLIERALNHSRGKADFVNLKIEELKKNPVYSPLLPVFEVTDYKSVKELLKKLFSLSKVPLELGIEVYKKLLTGPAPNGQIMRGAMIVAVPSGKRLEPNQYRGVRASYLDVDKETVSILKEKLEDRYTENFKEALVLSTKILHFNNVLGELCVSDDPDYTIGYLSLKGKGYFRIKNIKPQGLPKGGRAIFVEEKIDVEKFINYLEKEPFIAKGFLSYSVISVEELSSLFS
- a CDS encoding fumarate hydratase is translated as MREIHVDKVKEAVKKLCMEANYFLPEDVLKAFEEGKKKEISPVGKNVFDILKENAKIAASVEIPYCQDTGFAVIFMEIGQEIKFVGGDLEEAINKGVAEGYTEGYLRKSIVSDPLFDRKNTGNNTPAVIHYKIVPGDKLKIAMAAKGGGSENMSRLAMLKPADGIEGIKKFVIETVSKAGPNPCPPITVGVGIGGTFEKVAFLAKKALLRPIGHRNPDPRYAKLEEELLEEINKLGIGPSGFGGKVTALDVKIEWYPCHIASLPVAVNIQCHASRHKEIEL
- a CDS encoding UbiA-like polyprenyltransferase; protein product: MVMLNRIKNYMEMIKVEHTVFALPFALTSALIAANGFPSLYQTFWIIVALFGARTAAMSLNRLIDAEIDAKNPRTANRHIPRGVVKKTEVLVLAIVGFALMIYGAYKLNSLALKLSPIAVAVLTLYSFTKRFTWLCHIVLGVAIALAPFGAWVAIKGSVSLSAFLLSISVGLWVAGFDIIYALQDVEFDRKEGLYSIPAVLGEKRALFLSKVFHILTLFGLIWVGIIENLGFWYYLGLAISALFMLREHRIISKDKTKINYAFFNLNGYISLSIFLFTLLNYLWNMIWSS
- a CDS encoding MarC family protein, with translation MELLKYLISLLVIVDPIFAAIVVGGLIKDQKLLEKVAFRSSLTVLIAFLVTIFAGERLLKTMGVNIFSVKIFGGLILLQMAFQMLQANPPKAKHTAKEGEAAMEKDDISIIPIGIPILFGPGTFTTVLIFKEEALGVWNEIMLILAGILTAFIIYLVLKNTGFFAKKLGTTGINVVVRILGLLVGALGSQFVVDGVKHLWIQG
- the mdh gene encoding malate dehydrogenase translates to MDRKKITIVGAGNIGSTLALLLARRETADITLIDINEGIAKGKALDIMEASPILGFNAHVVGTGNYEDTANSDVVVITAGFPRKPGMSRDDLLFKNFEVVKSVSEQIKKYSPNAFVIVVTNPLDVMTYTALKVTGFPKEKVLGMAGALDAARFAYFISEKTKISVENIRAFVIGGHGDDMVPLKNYTTISGVPVTKFLSEEELNKIIERTRFGGGEIVQLLKTGSAFYAPAAAILEMVISILWNKRKIIPCSVYLDGEIGEYYGASGLCVGVPIVLGRNGVEEIIKLDLSEEEWQQWKKSVESVKRLVEKLHL
- the dtd gene encoding D-aminoacyl-tRNA deacylase — translated: MKVVLQRVLSGKVIVAGEVVGEIGQGIVVLVGFEKGDINSYIDKMADKIINLRIFEDATGKMNLSLKDVNGALLIVPNFTLAADCRKGRRPSFQSSEDPEKAEEMFKKFVEKCKEFGVEVQTGIFGADMKVHIVNDGPVTFILNSKDFS
- a CDS encoding NADH-quinone oxidoreductase subunit B family protein, which gives rise to MNLKKYRTKSPWILHYNTGSCNGCDVEILACLAPKYDIERFGILNRGNPKQSDILLVTGPVTKRARERLIRLYMEMPEPKVVVAVGVCACTGGVFRGMYNVENGVDKFIPVDVYVPGCAARPENIIDGVVRALEILEKKKKDLQLTRKCTGTEELEYLLGKQLNRRKIVAEGTRRCYESRRD